A stretch of DNA from Pyramidobacter porci:
CGGTGTAGTCGTTTTTCAGGCTGCCGGCGCGCAGCACCACATCGATGTAGTCCCCCGTCGGGCGGATGTCGGTGCAGTACAGGCTGACGGTCTTGCCGTCGTTGTCTCCAGTGCCCCTGCGGTAGTCGCTTTCGCCGTCGAGATAGCTGAACGAAGCGCCGTAGTGTCGTCTCGTGCCGTCGGGCAGCAGCTTGAGGAAATCGTACCCCAGCTCGTAGGCGCTGTACTTGTTCTCCAGGCCGTACTGTCCGGCGCGCTCGAATTTGCTCTGACTGACCCTGAACCACGCGCCCTTGGCGCCGCCGTCCAGACGCAGCTCGCCCAGGCGCGAATGCAGCTGGTCGTTGGCCGTGCGCCAGGCGTGGTAGTTCACGGCGTTCGCCGCCGCGTCGATGCGCACGGTGGTCGTCGGCTTGGGCTTGTCCGGCTCAACGGGATCGGGGACGATCGTGACCTTCTTCAGATACCACTGCGTGTCGAACATGTTGTACTCCATTTCGTCGCCGGCGGCGCGGTCGGCGCGTCCCAGCTCGTAGGCGTTCCAGTAGAGAGCGCCCTCGGTGTCGCCGGCGCGGAACTCGCCCTGTTCGTTTTTGACGAAAGCCAGCACCGTTCCTTCCGCGCCCTCGGTGCCCGCGCCCACGTTGACCAGGTCGATGCGGTGCGATCCTTCGTGCGTGCCGTAGACGTACAGCCGGTCGCTCTTTTTGTTCTCCGGGTCGATATCCATTTTCACGGCGCCGTTGCCGCTCATGCGGCGATACACGTTGAGAGCGCGCATTCCCGCCTTGGGGAACCCGGCGTCGGCGTAGGTCACGTCGACAGCGCTCGTTTCGTCAAGATGCAGATCGCTGAGCGAACTTGTCGCGGTCATCATCCACCGCGCGCCGCGCTCGAACCGAAGGCGCACGCCCTCGTCGAGGGCGCTGTCCCGTTCCAGTCTGACGCAGTAATCCACCGTTCGGCCGCGCAGCCAGGAATCGGCCGTAGGGAAACGGACGAGCAGCTGGTTCCCGCGCAGCGTATCGGTGCCGCCCCCGTATTGCGCCGCGCCGAGGTTGCCGTCGATCTGCACGGTCCCTCCGCCGAGAGCCCCGTCGGTGTTGATCTCGATGCGTCCGTCGCGGCTGCCCGTCAGTCCGAACGAATCGGGATCCGTGACGCCTGAGCCCGTCCACCCACGCACGGTGCCGACGCCGATGTCGCCGGAGATCGTCAGTTTCTCCTTGGCCTGCACTTCGATCCAGCTTCCGTTCGCAAAGGCGCCGTCTGTCATGACAGTGCGGTGCGTCTGCGTACTTTCGAGCCCCGGATAGTGAGCCTCGTTGACGAAAAGGTTGATGTTCCTGCCGATCAGCGAAATACCGTGCGCGGTTCTTCGCGGCGCGATCAACGCTTCCTGTTGCCATAAACGGACGGCGCCGCCGATGGTAATGGCGTCCATCGGCGCGTCTTCCGTGCCGATGGAAAGGATTTTATGATGCTTCTGCTCGTTCGCGGTCAGCACGAGGCCGGTCGTCTCGGTGTAGTCGAGCTTGAGCGTTTTGCCTTCGACGATGACCAGCGTGTTGTCCTCCACCGGCGCCGGCGTGGGAAAAGCTCCTTCCCACTGGAACGCGTTGACGTGGCCGCTGCTCAAAGAGATGTTATCGAAGGGCTGCCCGCCCGCGTCCAGGACTCTGTAAACCTTCAGCCCGTTGACGACGCCGCCCGGCGTCAGCTGAGCCGCGGGGAACGAGTCCGCGTTGCTGTAATCGGCGGCCTGAATTTTCCACGGGCTGCCGAGCGACAAAACGCCCGCCAGCGACAGGATCCAAAAACTTTCTGCGATGTTTCGCTTCCACTGTGTGACCATGCATACCTCCTGAATTAATGTGTGACGTGCTTCGCCGAACTTCCTTTTCGCCGCGTCGCTTCGGCGTGTCGGCGCGGGGGCGATGGAAGAAGTTCGTGCAATACCAAACGAAATGAGGATTGAAGTTTGTTATAATAAATATATATGTGTATAGTAAGCAGTAATATATCGGATTATGCTGTCAAATTATCGTATTTATTTGTGATTTATTTAGCATTCGGAGCGCCGCCGGGTTCTTCTGTGGCCGAACCCGTCTCGAAAGCCGGTTGAGTCACCCGCGTTGTTATTTTTTGCTAAATTTTGTCCAGCGCTGAAACGCTGCTTATACATGGAGCGGAGCGATGTCTTTAAAGATAGTTCTATGGCTGAAAAACAGTCTTCTTTTGAAACGCGGCATTTCCGATGCTGCCTTTCAATTGAAAATCAGGGCTCGCTTTGCGAATCTTCCTCGCGGCCCCCTTGCGTCCGGCTTTCTGATTGATGAAGGAGTATTATTGCCGCAATCATTGGACTCACTGCCATAGGAATAGTGGATTGTGATATTATCGTCGTATATTTCGCACCCAGGAGGGACAACGTGGAAAAAAAGATCATCATGGGGCTCCCGGCCCTCAATTTTCAGGCCCTGTTGGGCCTCGTTCTCTTTGCGGCGACGTTCTTCCTTGTAAAGCTGATCCGCGGCGTTCAGACGGGCCGTTACCCCGGGGGCGGCGCGATGTTGATTTATCTTCGCTCGGTCTTGTGGCTCTGTCTTGTCGGCGGTCTGATGATGTTTTTCGGAGCGCTCCTTGGTTTTCGATATGTTTAAAATTCTGTCGGACGTGTTTCTCGCATTTTTTTAAGAATTCAGCAAGAAGAATAAGAGCTTTTTTCGTTATTCTCTGTTATTATTTGTAGGCGGTTTTCGCCTTCCTCCGTAGCCCTCGTGCGCACGGGAAAACAAGGAGCAATTCGTGATTGACTTTGCCCGAATTACTGATAGAGTATGATTATTGTTTTTTTTCGGCGAAGGAAAGGGCGAGCCCCATTCTTGTCAAGCGCCTCACGGATTGACGTCTGATGAGCGTTAAAGATAAACGGCGTTAACGGCAGTTCATATTTTTCAAGGAGGTACCAGTATGGCGGTAAAAACCATCGATGAGCTTTGCAATGTGCTTCTCGACAAGCGCGCCAAGGCGGCGGCCGGCGGCGGCGAGAAGGCCGTTGCCAAGCACAAGGCCAAGGGCAGTCTCACGGCTCGTGAAAGGATCGATCTCCTCATGGACGAGGGATCGTTCGTCGAGCTCGACGAATTTGTGGAACATCGCTGCACGAATTTCGGCATGGAGAACAAAAAATATTTAGGCGACGGCGTCGTCACGGGCTACGGCACGGTCGGCGGACGCATCGTTTACGTTTTCAGCCAGGACTTTACGGTTCTCGGCGGTTCTCTGGGACAGATGCACGCCGCCAAGATCTGCAAAGTCATGGACCTCGCCCTTCGCAACGGCTGTCCGATCGTCGGCATCAACGACAGCGGCGGAGCTCGTATTCAGGAAGCCGTTGACGCTTTGGACGGCTACGGCGGAATCTTCTACCGCAATACCATTTCCAGCGGCATCATCCCGCAGATGTCGGTCATCGTCGGTCCGACGGCTGGCGGCGCGGTGTACAGCCCCGCTCTGACGGACTACATCTTCATGGTTGACAAGATCAGCATCATGCATATTACGGGCCCCGCCGTCATCAAGACGGTGACCGGCGAAGAGATTTCCAGCGAGGAACTGGGCGGCGCCAAAACTCATAACAGCCGCTCCGGCAACGCGCATTTCTTTGCCGCTTCGGAGCAGGAATGCTTCCGGCAGGTTCGTGACGTGCTGAGCTACTTGCCCAGCAACAACATGGGCGACGCGCCCCGCGTGGCGACGAGCGACCCCGTCTCCCGCACGGAGATGGCCCTGCGCACCATGGTGCCTACCGACGCCAACAAGGGATACGATGTGCACAACGTGATCAAGGCCGTGGTTGACGACGGCAAGTTCGTCGAGGTTCAGGCGATGTGGGCCAAGAACATCGTGATCGGCTATGCCAGTTTCGACGGCATGCCGGTCGGCATTGTCGCCAATCAGGCCAGCGTGATGGCGGGATGTCTCGATATCGACTGCTCTGATAAGGCGAGCCGTTTTATCCGTCACTGCGACGCCTTCAACCTTCCGATCGTGACGTTCGTCGACGTCCCCGGCTACCTGCCCGGCAAGGCGCAGGAGTGGGGCGGCATCATCCGTCACGGCGCCAAGATGCTGTACGCTTACAGCGAGGCTACGGTGCCCCTGATCACGGTGGTGATGCGCAAAGCTTACGGCGGCGCTTACATCGGCATGTGTTCCAAGGCTCTGGGAGCCGATTCTGTCCTTGCCTGGCCTCAGTCGCAGATCGCCGTCATGGGAGCGGCCGGCGCGGCCAATATCATCTTCCGCAAGGAGATCGAAGCGGCCAAGGATCCTCAGGCTGAGCGCGCCGAGCTCATCAGCGAGTATGAAGACGCCTTTGCGACGCCGTACCAGGCGGCCAGCCGCGGCTATGTCGACAAGGTCATCCTCCCCGAAGAAACCCGGTACGAAGTCATTCAGGCGTTGAAGGCTCATCGCACAAAACGTCAAGCCCTGCCCCGCAAGAAGCACGGCGTCATGCCCAACTAGTGAGGAGGAAGAGCGATGCCCGCTACCGAAGCAGTAAAAACATTAGCAGCGTCCTTTGGAGGAATGGGCGGTGCTACGGCTCTTTCCCTGATTGCCTTCAGCGTCGTTTTCCTCGTTTTGGCGGGACTGACGTTGGTGATCTTTGCCATGCGCGTTGTTTCCAAAGTCGCCGGCAATGGAAAACCCCCAGCGGCTGTTTCCGCCCCTGCGCAAGTTGCTGCAGGCGCTGCTCCCGCTCACGTCGGAGCGGCCTCGGACGACGAACTCGTGGCCGTTATCGCGGCGGCGATCGCGGCGCAGACGGGGACTGCGATGTCCATCAGATCGAT
This window harbors:
- a CDS encoding autotransporter family protein, whose product is MVTQWKRNIAESFWILSLAGVLSLGSPWKIQAADYSNADSFPAAQLTPGGVVNGLKVYRVLDAGGQPFDNISLSSGHVNAFQWEGAFPTPAPVEDNTLVIVEGKTLKLDYTETTGLVLTANEQKHHKILSIGTEDAPMDAITIGGAVRLWQQEALIAPRRTAHGISLIGRNINLFVNEAHYPGLESTQTHRTVMTDGAFANGSWIEVQAKEKLTISGDIGVGTVRGWTGSGVTDPDSFGLTGSRDGRIEINTDGALGGGTVQIDGNLGAAQYGGGTDTLRGNQLLVRFPTADSWLRGRTVDYCVRLERDSALDEGVRLRFERGARWMMTATSSLSDLHLDETSAVDVTYADAGFPKAGMRALNVYRRMSGNGAVKMDIDPENKKSDRLYVYGTHEGSHRIDLVNVGAGTEGAEGTVLAFVKNEQGEFRAGDTEGALYWNAYELGRADRAAGDEMEYNMFDTQWYLKKVTIVPDPVEPDKPKPTTTVRIDAAANAVNYHAWRTANDQLHSRLGELRLDGGAKGAWFRVSQSKFERAGQYGLENKYSAYELGYDFLKLLPDGTRRHYGASFSYLDGESDYRRGTGDNDGKTVSLYCTDIRPTGDYIDVVLRAGSLKNDYTVYDSHDRAIEGEFRNFALSLSGEYGKKFAFESGWYVEPQAQLTFGWLRGDDYATNTGVSVEQENFSSLVGRVGVQAGRSFAKGVLYARLNLMREFLGDYDVTMSKGAAAVKTSDDFRDTWFEYGIGGSLRVGPAAYGYFDVMRSAGSDFKEKWKWNAGLRFEL
- a CDS encoding flagellar biosynthesis protein FliR, with the protein product MEKKIIMGLPALNFQALLGLVLFAATFFLVKLIRGVQTGRYPGGGAMLIYLRSVLWLCLVGGLMMFFGALLGFRYV
- a CDS encoding acyl-CoA carboxylase subunit beta; the protein is MAVKTIDELCNVLLDKRAKAAAGGGEKAVAKHKAKGSLTARERIDLLMDEGSFVELDEFVEHRCTNFGMENKKYLGDGVVTGYGTVGGRIVYVFSQDFTVLGGSLGQMHAAKICKVMDLALRNGCPIVGINDSGGARIQEAVDALDGYGGIFYRNTISSGIIPQMSVIVGPTAGGAVYSPALTDYIFMVDKISIMHITGPAVIKTVTGEEISSEELGGAKTHNSRSGNAHFFAASEQECFRQVRDVLSYLPSNNMGDAPRVATSDPVSRTEMALRTMVPTDANKGYDVHNVIKAVVDDGKFVEVQAMWAKNIVIGYASFDGMPVGIVANQASVMAGCLDIDCSDKASRFIRHCDAFNLPIVTFVDVPGYLPGKAQEWGGIIRHGAKMLYAYSEATVPLITVVMRKAYGGAYIGMCSKALGADSVLAWPQSQIAVMGAAGAANIIFRKEIEAAKDPQAERAELISEYEDAFATPYQAASRGYVDKVILPEETRYEVIQALKAHRTKRQALPRKKHGVMPN
- a CDS encoding OadG family transporter subunit; translated protein: MPATEAVKTLAASFGGMGGATALSLIAFSVVFLVLAGLTLVIFAMRVVSKVAGNGKPPAAVSAPAQVAAGAAPAHVGAASDDELVAVIAAAIAAQTGTAMSIRSIVPAGVHLIGSDETPWIACGRIEALQGALSDRWN